The DNA region AATGCATCAGGATGCGTAAAATTCTGATATTGTGACACCAAAACCTGCCCTTTAATCCCCTTAGCTTTTAGATATTCTAAGGTATTTACCAACACTGCAAATCCGCTCATAGTTAAAAATGCCACCGAAAAGTTAAAAGACTTGCAACGTTTTAGTTCTTGTAGAATTATCCCAAGAATTTTTTTATTCTCATTTTTCTTATTTACCACCAACTGAGGCTGATAGTCATAAAGCGATTCGTGGCTATGCACAATAAAACCGGTTTCCAGAGATTCTCTTAAATTGGAAACAATATCCATTAGCAATACTCCTCAACGAGCTTATTTACAATAGGAATATCAGCTGCTGCCCAATCTAGATTCTCAAGTTCTGGTGCTGTCAGCCATTGGTAAGAAAGATGTTCTTTTAGATTAAGAGACTTACTTGTCGTAAGACATTTATAACAGTGCATGATTATTCTAAAGTCTGGATAAGTGTGATCAACTGTTATATATTTTTCAAACGGCTGAATTTCCATGTCTAGCTCTTCCTGTATTTCACGAGTTAAAGCCTCTTCTTCTGATTCTCCCGCTTCTACTTTACCACCAGGAAACTCGAATTTGCATGATATATAACTAAGTTTATTAACATTTCGCTGGGTACAAAGAATTTTATTGTCTTTAATAATTATTGCAGCAACTACTTGAATAGTTTTCATTTTTATTTATCAACTCCAGCTCTACTAAATTTTATTATCGTTAGGTGTACAATATGCGTGCTCCATCTCAAAGCAAACAGCCGCAATACCATTTGCAAATATGATTTATTACTATCATGCTTACTAAGTTATTTTTTATATCATGGTAAACTTTTTTTCTACCTTCTTAGTTTTTTTAACTCCGCTCGAAAGGTTCTATTTATAGGTGATCTGTTCTTTGCAAGATTAAGAGGCGGACTAAATTCATTGATAAGCTTATTTTCTATTTCACCAATATTTTCATCTACTAACCAATAAAAAATCATCAGATTATCTTTCATCCAAGATGATAGTTTTTCCTCACATATAGCATTAAATTTGTATTTTCTATCTCGAAAATATACCCTCATATCTCGCCATTCATGTAGAGCCCCCAAGCTTTTACGTAATGTTGACTTTCTTGCCGTGCCTGTAAAATGGTTTTTATAATCTCGAGCTCTCAAACCTTGGCTTTCTGAAATTCCTATGTATAAGACAGGATATCCTTTAAACATCGGAACCTCGGCATTAATAAACAAATGTTGTATGCTAAGCTGCATTTTTGGCAATTATCATGTATATGCCTTTTTCTGAAGGCAATTGTGAAATTTCATCGCTTAACGGGTCAAATATTCTGGGGTTATTTAGGTCAAAAGCCACTTCAAACCACCTCATTCTTATTCTATTACTTAGCTACTTACTAATAAATTTTATTATTTTTGTGTTAGTATTACAACTTTATTGTGTCAGAACAAGATTCATGAATAACTTAATCTAACATGTGAATTTTATCTTTCCAAAAGAAATATCATTTTTCATAGAGCTAACTTTTAAGCTTTTTTAGCGTTACTATATCTATTTGAGAGTTAATTTGTTCTTGTGTGAAAATATAAATATTATCAGCATATGCATCTAATTTACCATAATCCAATTCATCAAGTATTGTATTTTTAAACCACTTCATATTTTTTCCAGTTAAAATAAATACCCCGTATTTATAATCATAGCAAGCTAGCATACATTTCAATGTCTCAAAATCTTTAATAATTCCTTGTTTATTACTTCGAATATTAATCGTTTTTACTTCAATAACTATATTATTATTCATTTTGCCTTGCTTGTGAATAATTATATCTGGGTTAAAATTTTCACGAATTTTTTTGTGACCACTTTTATCTATTTCTGCATTTATAGAATAACTTTCATCCCAGAACTTTTTTTCCTGCAATAATCGCATTTGATGATACAATTCATAGCAATATACACGTTCTCTTTTTTTTGAACTAGTATTCCCTGATGTTTTAATTTCAAAATATTCGTTAGGAACATTTTTCATAGCTTGATAAATTAATTTTAAGTATTCATCTTTTGGATCATCAAAATTCATAATTCCAACCTCTTTCAAATTTTATATAAAATTATACAAGTCAATAAACTGGCAAAAAAATTTAACAAATCATATTAACTACTTAAAAACCATTAAAAAACATATTTGTTAAATATAAAAATATGATCAAAATATAATTTACTATCCCTTTGTCAAAAAACTTTTGACTTTAGTATAACCTATCAGTTTTTATTTTTCTATGTATAAAATTAAAAACTAGGCTAAGATTTTTGCTCTTAACCTAGTTTAAATACCTATTTTTTAATTTTTATATTCATTTAGTCTCATTTTTTATTTTCCGACTCTGACAAGCTGTGCTACTGCCTCAACATGTGTCGAAAGTTATCAATCAATACCGCATGTTGGTAATTGTAAACTTTGTATTATTGCCTTAACAGTACCTTGAAATATCCTGTCGTTGCGGATATCATTGCCAATTGAACACTTACGTCAAACTTTCTTTAGTTTAAGACAATCCTTCATCAACTCATTCGTATGAGCAATATTAAACGGCTGGTAATTCATTCCTTCGCCCCACTCGCGCACCGAATCATGCTCAGGGTGTCTAGGATTATTCCAAGCTTCAAGAAATTCTTCATATCCGCCAATGCCTCCTACATCCTCAGGAGGACAAGCGCTGAGATAGTCAAGCCAAATTGTGACGCAAGCACTGATATTTTTAACTTTAACTAAATCTTTTTTCAAACGGTTTTAAGTATCCCTAGGTTGTCAAATTTTTTATAACAATCACCTTTTTTATATTTTGGTTTTTTGCGTACTACAATAGAATGAAGGCTTAGTTTCTTCTTGTATTTATGAACTGTTAGATTACTAATATTAATTGTTTTTTCTAAGGACTAATTTCACCATTTTTTTCTTGAATTCTGGTTTGTAAGTTTTTTTATTCCTGTCATTGTAATAGCCTCACTTTCTTATGAATTATTTTATCATAAATATCAGCGTTGCTGTTACAATTTTATTATACCATTTCAGTCAGCTTACCGATTTTTAAATCAATAATGACAAAGCATTTCAAAATATAATTGTAAAAAACGAGGTCAATATAATAATGTTCTCCATCAAATGTAATGTGTTGTTGCCTAGACACGAATGAAAATCCACGTCCAAGCTCCAATAAGAATTTTTGCAAATGATCAATTAAACCTTGCTCAATATCTTTTTCATAAAGATTAGGTGTTTGATCTAATCCTAAAAATTCAAGTACATATGGATCTCGAATAATATCTTTGGCAT from Succinispira mobilis DSM 6222 includes:
- a CDS encoding (deoxy)nucleoside triphosphate pyrophosphohydrolase; its protein translation is MKTIQVVAAIIIKDNKILCTQRNVNKLSYISCKFEFPGGKVEAGESEEEALTREIQEELDMEIQPFEKYITVDHTYPDFRIIMHCYKCLTTSKSLNLKEHLSYQWLTAPELENLDWAAADIPIVNKLVEEYC
- a CDS encoding GIY-YIG nuclease family protein gives rise to the protein MQLSIQHLFINAEVPMFKGYPVLYIGISESQGLRARDYKNHFTGTARKSTLRKSLGALHEWRDMRVYFRDRKYKFNAICEEKLSSWMKDNLMIFYWLVDENIGEIENKLINEFSPPLNLAKNRSPINRTFRAELKKLRR
- a CDS encoding IS1096 element passenger TnpR family protein, yielding MKKDLVKVKNISACVTIWLDYLSACPPEDVGGIGGYEEFLEAWNNPRHPEHDSVREWGEGMNYQPFNIAHTNELMKDCLKLKKV